CGGATTCCGCCAGCTGGGGCAGAGTATCCCAGGCTAAGATTGCCTGGCTGTACTCTTTCAGCCAAGTATCCGCCTGGTCGCCAAACCACTCCTTAAGACAGCGGACGGTATCGTCAACGGATTTGACAATGGCGCCTTTACCGCCAAGAGCCTGCCAGTTCTGCAAAAAGACGGATATTCGTTCTTCAGAACGTGACAAATGGTACTGAGGGACATTGATGTCCACGGCTGGGGGAGCCTGGGATGGGGTAGGGCGGCCTAATTTTGAGGCCAGATGATTGATAAATTCATGGGTATCACTCATTGTTCTCACCTCTTATTTTTTAAATCATCCCACATTTGCATGAAGGGCTGGGGAGCAACCTTAGGCAGGGTCCGGCTTTTTGTCCAATTTGAAAGAGGTGGAGGACCGCCGGTGATACGATTGTTGTGCACGAGAGGAAACTGCAGGCGGGCGCCAAGTTTCAGGAAGCGGCGCAAGGTCTTTTCCCGGGTAAAGAAATACCGGTAGGCTTTAAAGATTTGCTGCTCAACTTGGGGAGTGTGGCCGCTTTGGGTTTTGCGCATTCTCAGTTTGACCAGGAGGTCGTGTAAGGGGATATGGACGGGGCAAGCCTCGGAGCAGGCGCCGCACAAGGAAGAGAAGTAGGGCAGGTGACCCCATTTTTTCCAATCTTTTTCTAATAAAGGCGTGATCACAGAACCTATAGGTCCTGCATAGACAGAGCCGTAAGCATGACCGCCAATTTGACGGTAGACGGGGCAGACGTTAAAACAGGCTCCGCAGCGAATGCAGTTGAGAGCCGGGCGGAAGGTTTTATCCCCGAGGATTTCAGAACGATTGTGGTCCAGGATTACCAGGTGAGATTCTTCGGGACCGTCGGCATCGCCGCCTCGTTTAGGGGGAGTGAGGATGGTGGTGTAGCTGGAAAGACGCTGGCCTGTAGCACTGCGGGCCAGCAAGTTGAGAAGGACATCCAGCTCCCGGAAGGAAGGGACAATCCGTTCCATACCCATGAGGGTGATTTGCACCCGGGGCAGGGTGCTGACCATGCGGCCGTTTCCTTCATTAGTCACCATGACAATGCTGCCGGTATCGGCTACAGCAAAGTTGCAGCCTGTGATGCCGATATCCCCGCTGAGAAACTTTTCCCGCATTTGTATGCGCACAAAGCGGGTCAGGGTGGGCGTGTCGGAGCTTAAGGCATGACCGGCGATGGGCTCGAATAAATCGGCAACTTGCTGGCGGGTCTTATGCATAGCCGGAACAATAATATGGGAAGGGGGCTCACCGGCAATCTGAATAATGTATTCCCCCAAATCCGTTTCCACAATCTCAATGCCATCCTCTTCCATAGCGTGATTAAGATGGACTTCTTCAGAAATCATGGATTTGGACTTAAGAACTTTTTTTGCGCTGCTATCCTGCACAATCTTGCGTACAATCCCCACGGCGTCCGCCGGGGTCTTAGCCAGGTGGACATGGACCCCCCGCTTTTCCAGCTGCTCAATGAGCTGTTTTAGATAATAATCCAGGTTGGCAACCACATGGGCGCGAATGGATGCGCCGGCATTCCGCCATTCCTCCCAATTTCCCAGTTCATCAGAGGCTTTGTATTTGTTGTTTCTTAAACGGTCTGTGGCCCTGCGCGTGGCCTGGCGCAGAAAATCGTTTTTAAGGGCCGCATCCACCCGCTCTTCGGTAGTTAAGTTGAAGGTGCTCATAATTTGATTCCCTCCCCCAGCAGCTGAATTATATGCATGGTTTTCACAGGCTTATTGATTTTTTCCAAATAACCGGAGATGTTCATCAGGCAGCCCATGTCCAGGCCCAGGAGCAAATCCGCTCCGGAGTCCAGAACATGCTGGGCTTTTTCAGCTACCATGGCTTCGGAAATCTTCGGCATCTTGACTGAAAAGGTTCCCCCGAATCCGCAGCAGAGATGGGCTTCGGGCAGGGGCAGGAGTTCCAAACCTTTGACATGTTCAAGCAGGGTTAAGGGAGCGTCTCCAACCTCTAAGAGCCTGGTGGCATGACAGGAGGGATGATAGGTAGCTTTGGCAGAGTAATGAGCTCCTAAATCCGGCTGTTTTAAAACATCGACAATGAAT
This Desulfosporosinus orientis DSM 765 DNA region includes the following protein-coding sequences:
- a CDS encoding LutB/LldF family L-lactate oxidation iron-sulfur protein, encoding MSTFNLTTEERVDAALKNDFLRQATRRATDRLRNNKYKASDELGNWEEWRNAGASIRAHVVANLDYYLKQLIEQLEKRGVHVHLAKTPADAVGIVRKIVQDSSAKKVLKSKSMISEEVHLNHAMEEDGIEIVETDLGEYIIQIAGEPPSHIIVPAMHKTRQQVADLFEPIAGHALSSDTPTLTRFVRIQMREKFLSGDIGITGCNFAVADTGSIVMVTNEGNGRMVSTLPRVQITLMGMERIVPSFRELDVLLNLLARSATGQRLSSYTTILTPPKRGGDADGPEESHLVILDHNRSEILGDKTFRPALNCIRCGACFNVCPVYRQIGGHAYGSVYAGPIGSVITPLLEKDWKKWGHLPYFSSLCGACSEACPVHIPLHDLLVKLRMRKTQSGHTPQVEQQIFKAYRYFFTREKTLRRFLKLGARLQFPLVHNNRITGGPPPLSNWTKSRTLPKVAPQPFMQMWDDLKNKR
- a CDS encoding (Fe-S)-binding protein — translated: MKVSLFATCLANALFPDVDLTMARILEHLGHTVDVPEGQVCCGQIAFNSGYFDDAREVARTLIDSLEHSEVVVSPSGSCVAMIHDYYPILFENDPLYLKKSQELIGKSYEFTQFIVDVLKQPDLGAHYSAKATYHPSCHATRLLEVGDAPLTLLEHVKGLELLPLPEAHLCCGFGGTFSVKMPKISEAMVAEKAQHVLDSGADLLLGLDMGCLMNISGYLEKINKPVKTMHIIQLLGEGIKL